The Saprospiraceae bacterium genome includes a window with the following:
- a CDS encoding phospho-N-acetylmuramoyl-pentapeptide-transferase — MLYHFFEYIDKYYNLPGAGLFQFITFRSGAAIIVSLIISLIFGGKIISSLKRMQVGETVRDLGLDGQKAKEGTPTMGGIIIIMAILIPCLLFAKLDNVYILLMIFTTVWLGLIGFADDYIKVFRKNKDGLSGKVKVLGQVGLGLVVGLTMLISKDVVIRMPLQMAQEGGYEIVKTYNTLLPRVNDVSKMTEMAYVKSTLTNLPFWKNNNLDYRQIVGFMGDNAERLLWIVFTLVVIFIVTAVSNAANLTDGIDGLAAGTSAIIGATLGIFAYVSGNTIIADYLNILYLPNSAELVIFSSCFLGACIGFLWHNSYPAKVFMGDTGSLTIGGIIAVLAILLRKELLIPILCGIFLVENLSVVLQVTYFKYTKKKYGEGRRIFKMSPLHHHFQKIGMHESKIVTRFWIAGIILAIVSVISLKVR; from the coding sequence ATGTTGTACCATTTTTTTGAATACATAGATAAATATTACAATTTACCGGGTGCGGGATTGTTTCAGTTTATCACTTTCAGATCAGGTGCAGCGATTATTGTATCATTGATAATATCCTTGATTTTCGGTGGGAAAATCATCAGTTCTTTGAAACGAATGCAAGTAGGGGAGACCGTCAGGGACCTTGGTCTGGATGGTCAGAAAGCAAAGGAAGGCACCCCGACAATGGGAGGAATAATCATTATAATGGCAATTCTGATACCATGTCTGCTTTTCGCAAAGCTGGATAATGTCTATATTTTACTAATGATTTTCACCACGGTATGGTTAGGTCTTATAGGTTTTGCGGATGATTATATCAAAGTATTCAGAAAAAACAAAGACGGACTTAGCGGAAAAGTAAAAGTATTGGGTCAAGTTGGTTTAGGTTTGGTGGTAGGATTGACTATGCTGATTTCCAAAGATGTTGTGATTCGGATGCCACTTCAGATGGCACAGGAAGGTGGTTATGAGATAGTCAAAACTTATAATACGCTGTTACCAAGAGTCAATGATGTATCCAAAATGACAGAAATGGCCTATGTCAAATCAACGTTGACAAATCTCCCTTTCTGGAAAAATAATAATCTGGACTACCGACAGATTGTCGGGTTTATGGGCGATAATGCGGAGCGGCTTTTGTGGATTGTGTTTACATTGGTGGTAATATTTATTGTCACCGCAGTCTCAAATGCAGCAAATCTCACCGACGGTATTGATGGTCTGGCAGCAGGTACTTCAGCGATAATCGGAGCGACTTTAGGAATTTTTGCCTATGTCTCCGGTAATACGATTATTGCAGATTATCTGAATATACTTTATTTGCCCAATTCAGCAGAACTGGTTATTTTTTCATCCTGTTTTCTGGGGGCGTGTATCGGGTTTTTATGGCACAATTCATACCCTGCAAAAGTGTTTATGGGTGACACAGGAAGTCTGACGATCGGAGGTATCATTGCGGTACTGGCGATTTTACTTCGCAAGGAGCTTTTGATTCCGATACTATGCGGCATTTTTCTGGTAGAAAATCTGTCAGTAGTTCTTCAGGTAACTTATTTTAAATATACAAAAAAGAAATACGGTGAAGGCCGCAGAATTTTTAAAATGTCGCCACTTCATCACCATTTTCAGAAGATAGGAATGCATGAGTCAAAAATAGTGACAAGATTCTGGATTGCAGGTATAATTCTGGCTATCGTGAGTGTAATAAGTCTTAAAGTCAGGTAA
- the rsmH gene encoding 16S rRNA (cytosine(1402)-N(4))-methyltransferase RsmH: MEAYHIPVLLNSSIENLNIRPDGIYVDVTFGAGGHSKSILKQLSAEGHLYAFDQDEDAFANRLGDPRFTLIPANFRFLKRFLRLEGVKQIDGILADLGVSSHQLDVPERGFSYRFEAALDMRMGAGLEKSAALILNSYDEDMLVYIFSHYGEVRNSKRLAKAIVNARNHSELKNSTDLNRILDQNLMGHRAKYFSQVYQALRIEVNDEMNALKDLLKDGMSVMKKGGRFVVITYHSIEDRLVKNFFRSGNFEGEQMKDEFGNIERPFKLIHKKVIEADAEELRVNPRSRSAKMRVAEKI; encoded by the coding sequence ATGGAAGCATATCACATCCCGGTTTTATTGAATAGTAGTATAGAAAATCTCAATATCCGGCCAGACGGCATTTATGTTGATGTAACATTTGGCGCCGGAGGACATTCCAAATCGATTTTAAAACAGCTTAGTGCCGAAGGGCATTTATATGCTTTTGATCAGGATGAAGATGCATTTGCAAACAGGCTCGGCGATCCACGTTTTACATTAATCCCTGCCAATTTCAGATTTCTCAAAAGGTTTCTGAGATTAGAAGGTGTAAAACAGATTGACGGTATTCTGGCAGATCTTGGTGTTTCATCACATCAGTTAGATGTACCCGAACGAGGGTTTTCTTACAGATTTGAAGCAGCATTAGATATGCGGATGGGAGCCGGCCTTGAAAAATCAGCAGCTTTGATTCTGAATTCCTACGATGAAGATATGTTGGTATATATTTTCAGTCATTATGGGGAAGTCAGAAACAGCAAACGACTGGCAAAAGCAATTGTAAATGCAAGAAATCATTCTGAACTTAAAAATTCGACTGATCTGAACAGGATTCTGGATCAAAATCTTATGGGGCACAGAGCCAAATACTTTTCACAGGTGTATCAGGCTCTCCGCATAGAGGTAAATGACGAGATGAATGCATTGAAAGACTTGTTGAAAGATGGTATGAGTGTTATGAAAAAGGGAGGGAGATTTGTAGTAATCACATATCATAGTATTGAAGACAGGTTGGTCAAAAACTTTTTCAGATCAGGGAATTTTGAAGGTGAGCAGATGAAGGACGAATTTGGAAATATAGAAAGACCATTCAAATTGATACATAAAAAAGTGATTGAGGCAGATGCAGAGGAGTTGAGAGTAAATCCGAGATCGCGAAGTGCAAAAATGAGAGTGGCTGAAAAGATTTAA
- a CDS encoding transpeptidase family protein — MDRKKELLWRAYLVTFFFVVASVIILFRIFTISVLDSEKWKQKGEANVKWKIVDADRGNIYAEEENLLATSVQFFEVRMDMTVIKQNDFNQYVDSLAAFLSVFNPNYIRPKSTSQWKSELISARKKGNKYFFLAKGLDIDAFNKLKNAPILRLGKYRGGMVTARYGKRVKPFKELASRTIGVDRENADRIGIEGYFDKFLKGDSDQRLMKRLSPSEDIWVPVYDPSENEIKRGDDVMTTINVGMQDIAHHELLETCQNFNAEGGVVIIMEVATGAIKAITNLAKAEDGMHYEIYNHAVGRLSEPGSTMKLATVLALMEDGYAAPDSMVNLNYGLKKFSDRTMHDSEKHGKTWVTMAEAFEISSNVGMASLANDAYNSTDGRRKWVKRLRDFGLDQPTGIDISGEATPEIKDPVKDKLKWYGTTIPWMAHGYELLMTPLQMLNFYNSVANNGRMMQPYLVSEIRKGDEVKKKFEPRVLKDMIASGENIKKAKDMLEGVVLQGTAKSLQSKAVTFAGKTGTTRVNYANQAEYAKYNASFCGYFPAEDPLYSMIVVVYEPKGVYYGGYVAGPVFKKVAEKVYALKTNTARSINDTMFMAVNMPGTARGFRNDFDNVFSYVGLKYNQKTKADWAVAEPTEKSMEINEKQISTTKIPDVRGMGARDAVFILENLGLKVNIHGLGKVVNQSILPGTGAMKQNISIYLN; from the coding sequence ATGGACAGAAAGAAGGAATTGTTATGGAGAGCGTATCTGGTGACTTTTTTCTTTGTGGTTGCTTCAGTAATCATACTGTTCAGAATATTTACAATTAGTGTTTTGGACAGTGAAAAGTGGAAGCAGAAAGGAGAGGCAAATGTCAAATGGAAAATAGTGGATGCAGATAGAGGTAATATTTATGCAGAAGAAGAAAATCTGCTGGCTACCTCGGTACAGTTCTTTGAGGTTAGGATGGACATGACAGTGATCAAACAAAATGATTTTAATCAGTATGTAGATTCTCTCGCTGCTTTTTTGAGTGTTTTTAACCCCAATTATATAAGACCAAAATCAACTTCTCAGTGGAAATCTGAATTGATTTCTGCACGTAAAAAGGGAAATAAATACTTCTTTTTAGCCAAAGGACTCGACATTGATGCTTTTAATAAGTTGAAAAATGCACCTATACTAAGGCTTGGAAAGTACAGAGGCGGAATGGTTACTGCCCGATACGGCAAAAGAGTTAAACCATTTAAAGAGCTTGCTTCCAGAACAATAGGGGTTGACCGTGAGAACGCAGACAGAATAGGCATAGAAGGATATTTTGATAAATTTTTGAAAGGTGACTCAGATCAGAGATTGATGAAAAGATTATCTCCGTCAGAGGATATCTGGGTTCCGGTTTACGATCCTTCTGAAAATGAGATCAAGAGAGGCGATGATGTGATGACAACCATTAATGTGGGTATGCAGGATATTGCACATCACGAATTGCTGGAAACCTGTCAGAATTTTAATGCAGAAGGTGGTGTAGTAATTATCATGGAAGTGGCGACCGGTGCCATTAAAGCAATCACAAACCTTGCTAAAGCAGAAGACGGTATGCATTATGAGATTTATAATCATGCAGTCGGAAGATTAAGCGAGCCGGGATCTACCATGAAACTCGCAACAGTACTTGCTCTGATGGAGGATGGGTATGCGGCGCCGGATTCAATGGTTAACCTGAATTATGGCCTGAAAAAATTTTCCGACAGGACCATGCATGATTCTGAGAAACACGGGAAAACCTGGGTGACGATGGCAGAAGCTTTTGAAATATCTTCCAACGTCGGGATGGCAAGTCTCGCAAATGATGCTTACAATTCGACAGATGGGCGCAGGAAGTGGGTGAAAAGATTAAGAGATTTTGGTTTGGATCAGCCCACAGGAATTGATATTTCAGGTGAAGCAACACCGGAAATCAAAGACCCGGTAAAGGACAAGTTAAAATGGTATGGCACAACTATTCCCTGGATGGCTCATGGATATGAATTGTTGATGACACCACTTCAGATGCTCAATTTTTATAACAGCGTAGCTAATAACGGCAGAATGATGCAGCCATATTTAGTAAGTGAAATCAGAAAAGGGGATGAGGTGAAAAAGAAATTTGAACCGAGAGTTTTGAAAGATATGATTGCATCTGGCGAAAATATTAAAAAAGCAAAGGATATGCTGGAAGGTGTTGTTCTGCAAGGTACGGCCAAATCTTTGCAATCAAAAGCAGTGACATTTGCCGGTAAAACAGGAACAACCAGAGTGAATTATGCAAATCAGGCTGAGTATGCAAAATACAACGCCAGCTTTTGCGGATACTTTCCTGCCGAAGACCCGCTTTATTCTATGATTGTAGTGGTCTATGAACCAAAAGGGGTTTATTACGGGGGATATGTGGCAGGTCCGGTGTTTAAAAAAGTGGCTGAAAAAGTGTATGCTTTAAAAACCAATACTGCAAGATCTATAAATGATACCATGTTTATGGCAGTAAATATGCCGGGGACAGCACGGGGTTTCAGAAATGATTTTGATAATGTTTTTTCTTATGTCGGACTGAAGTATAATCAAAAAACCAAAGCAGACTGGGCAGTTGCAGAGCCGACAGAAAAAAGTATGGAAATAAACGAAAAACAAATAAGTACTACAAAAATACCGGATGTGAGAGGAATGGGAGCCCGCGATGCAGTATTTATTCTTGAAAATCTGGGTTTGAAGGTAAATATACATGGTTTAGGTAAAGTGGTGAATCAATCTATCTTACCGGGAACAGGTGCAATGAAACAAAATATTTCAATTTACCTGAACTAA
- a CDS encoding UDP-N-acetylmuramoyl-L-alanyl-D-glutamate--2,6-diaminopimelate ligase, which translates to MIKQNSNLQELVPEHLILEISGDLNKSIQSIEIDSRKVIKDSLFIAFKGLLTDGHNYIAKAIENGATCLLCEVLPDSIQREITYIKVADARAVAGLILKKYYAVATDRVKLIGVTGTNGKTTVATLMYQLFSTIGYKCGLISTVENLIDGEILPSSYTTPDVVNLHKLIAEMVSRDCKYIFMEVSSHAIDQQRISGLDFTGAIFTNITHDHLDYHGTFKNYINAKKKFFDDLNKEAFVLVNTDDKNGKVMVQNTTAKVKTYGLRSMTDYKAKIIDSSVQGLHLKINGNEVHFRMIGEFNAYNILAVYGASVELGEKSDEVLSVLSGLRGAEGRFEQIYQPSRRISAIVDYAHTPDALENVLTTIKKVKKMNTSVITVVGCGGDRDKTKRPVMAKVAADLSDKLIMTSDNPRSEDPEKILDDMEAGLDSTDKLKVLRIADRMQAIKTALMIANPDDIILVAGKGHEKYQEIKGEKFPFDDIATLRTLMK; encoded by the coding sequence ATGATAAAACAGAACAGTAATCTTCAGGAATTAGTACCGGAACATTTGATATTAGAGATATCGGGCGATTTGAATAAAAGTATTCAAAGTATTGAGATAGATTCCCGGAAGGTGATTAAAGATTCACTTTTTATAGCTTTCAAAGGGCTTTTGACAGACGGTCATAATTATATTGCAAAGGCAATTGAAAATGGTGCGACTTGTCTTTTATGTGAAGTTTTGCCAGATAGTATTCAAAGAGAAATCACCTATATCAAAGTGGCAGATGCCAGGGCAGTTGCAGGGTTGATTTTAAAAAAGTATTATGCTGTTGCAACCGATAGAGTTAAGCTGATAGGCGTCACGGGTACTAATGGTAAAACAACAGTAGCCACCTTGATGTATCAACTTTTCAGTACAATTGGGTATAAATGCGGCTTGATTTCCACGGTGGAAAATCTGATTGATGGTGAAATTTTGCCATCTTCTTATACGACGCCGGATGTAGTGAATCTTCATAAGTTGATTGCAGAAATGGTGAGTAGAGATTGTAAGTATATTTTTATGGAAGTGAGTTCACATGCGATAGATCAACAAAGAATCAGCGGACTTGATTTTACCGGAGCAATTTTTACAAACATTACCCATGACCATCTTGATTATCACGGGACATTTAAAAATTATATAAACGCAAAGAAAAAGTTCTTTGATGATTTGAATAAGGAAGCTTTTGTTTTGGTGAACACAGACGATAAGAATGGAAAAGTAATGGTTCAGAATACGACAGCTAAAGTGAAAACTTATGGATTGCGGTCGATGACAGATTATAAAGCCAAAATTATTGATAGTAGTGTGCAGGGATTACATCTCAAAATCAATGGAAATGAAGTACACTTCAGAATGATCGGAGAGTTTAATGCTTACAATATTCTGGCGGTTTACGGAGCATCTGTTGAATTGGGAGAAAAAAGTGATGAAGTACTTTCGGTGTTGAGTGGACTAAGAGGAGCTGAAGGCAGATTTGAACAGATATATCAGCCATCGAGACGGATTAGTGCCATTGTTGATTATGCGCATACACCGGATGCATTGGAGAATGTGCTGACAACTATCAAGAAGGTAAAGAAAATGAATACTTCTGTGATAACAGTAGTAGGGTGCGGTGGAGACAGAGATAAAACAAAAAGACCGGTCATGGCGAAAGTAGCCGCAGACCTTTCAGATAAGTTGATCATGACCAGTGACAATCCAAGATCTGAGGATCCTGAAAAAATTCTCGATGACATGGAAGCCGGGTTGGATTCAACAGACAAATTAAAAGTATTGAGGATAGCGGATCGGATGCAAGCGATTAAAACAGCATTGATGATTGCAAATCCGGATGACATCATTCTCGTAGCCGGAAAAGGGCATGAGAAATACCAGGAAATAAAAGGGGAAAAGTTCCCTTTCGATGATATAGCCACACTACGCACTTTGATGAAGTGA
- a CDS encoding alpha/beta hydrolase, translating into MLYYKRYLISPDADWVVFIHGAGGSSAIWYKQIKYFQEHFNLLLIDLRGHGKSAEINNNIPDNSYSFEDIANDIIRVLDHLQLKKAHFVGVSLGTIIIRQLADMATDRIQSMVMVGAITNLNLKSRFWVTMGRVFKNFIPYMWLYRIFAFVIMPSKSHKESRSVFISEAQKLCQKEFLRWFTLTGQLTGILKKFEIPHIQIPTLYVMGEEDYLFLAHVRKITAEAKNNALMVVEKCGHVVNIEKAALFNEWVVKYLKGNTEPEVSLVLK; encoded by the coding sequence ATGTTATATTACAAAAGATACCTGATCTCACCTGATGCCGACTGGGTAGTTTTTATACATGGTGCGGGAGGTAGTTCTGCGATATGGTATAAACAAATTAAATATTTCCAGGAACATTTCAATTTACTACTGATAGATCTAAGGGGTCATGGCAAGTCTGCTGAAATAAATAACAATATTCCGGATAATTCTTATTCTTTTGAAGACATAGCCAATGACATCATACGTGTGCTGGATCATCTGCAACTAAAAAAGGCTCATTTTGTAGGTGTATCACTTGGAACAATCATCATCAGACAATTAGCGGATATGGCGACGGATAGAATCCAATCAATGGTGATGGTGGGAGCAATCACAAATTTGAACCTTAAATCCAGATTCTGGGTAACAATGGGTCGGGTGTTTAAAAATTTCATTCCTTATATGTGGCTCTACAGGATATTTGCTTTTGTTATCATGCCTTCAAAAAGTCATAAAGAATCACGGTCCGTATTCATTTCAGAGGCTCAGAAACTTTGCCAGAAAGAATTTCTAAGGTGGTTTACCTTAACTGGTCAACTTACAGGGATTCTGAAAAAATTTGAGATTCCTCATATTCAGATTCCCACCTTATATGTTATGGGAGAAGAAGATTATCTTTTTTTGGCGCACGTTAGAAAAATAACTGCTGAAGCTAAAAATAATGCATTGATGGTGGTCGAAAAATGTGGTCATGTTGTGAATATAGAAAAAGCTGCTCTTTTTAATGAATGGGTAGTCAAATATCTGAAAGGTAATACAGAACCGGAAGTATCCCTCGTGTTAAAGTAA
- the mraZ gene encoding division/cell wall cluster transcriptional repressor MraZ, translated as MKQYQFTGEYECKLDAKGRLKIPAAIVKQLGGDENFRFTINRGFEKHLMLYPNDVWEMKTKEINQLNIYNTQQRQALRYFYRGATELEMDAAERINLPGTLMDYAGIDKDVVLFAYQQQIEIWAKDKYEAMVGDEPEDFASIAENIFGGFTPGQNGL; from the coding sequence GTGAAACAATATCAATTCACCGGAGAGTATGAATGTAAGCTTGATGCCAAGGGGAGGCTTAAAATCCCTGCTGCAATAGTGAAGCAACTGGGCGGCGACGAAAATTTCAGGTTTACAATCAACAGGGGTTTTGAAAAGCACTTGATGTTATATCCCAATGACGTTTGGGAAATGAAGACGAAAGAGATCAATCAACTCAACATCTACAACACACAGCAAAGACAGGCGCTGAGGTATTTTTATCGAGGTGCGACAGAATTGGAAATGGATGCAGCAGAACGGATTAACCTTCCGGGTACCTTAATGGACTATGCAGGCATAGATAAAGATGTTGTGCTTTTTGCATATCAGCAGCAAATAGAAATATGGGCCAAAGATAAGTACGAAGCCATGGTTGGTGATGAGCCGGAAGATTTTGCTTCTATTGCAGAAAATATTTTTGGTGGTTTTACACCCGGACAAAACGGATTGTAA